One Nitrosomonas sp. PY1 DNA window includes the following coding sequences:
- a CDS encoding alpha-L-glutamate ligase-like protein — protein sequence MLLTSVKKLRSMGIIGMNQRNFGLISRYNPRSLYPLVDDKLKTKLLAQKAQIAVPTLLGTVEFQHDVKLLREILQPHEQFVIKPAKGSGGKGILVIVKHDEHQQYFKPSGEVLQLVDIERHVSNIISGLHSLGGKTDTVMIESLIQLDPVFADYSYEGIPDIRIIVFRGYPIMAMLRLTTHASDGKANLHQGAVGVGIDVGTGRALHAVQFGKTVFHHPDTQKTFSELVIPHWDKLLQLAAACYEMTGLGYLGADLVLDRDKGPMIIELNARPGLSIQVANFAGLAPRVALVESLESIDETPDQRVFFSKTHFASWGSTFASRQERTRESDE from the coding sequence ATGCTACTCACCAGCGTTAAGAAACTACGCAGTATGGGTATCATCGGAATGAATCAGAGAAATTTTGGTTTGATCTCTCGCTATAACCCACGTTCCCTCTATCCTTTGGTGGATGATAAGCTGAAAACTAAGCTTCTCGCACAAAAAGCCCAGATTGCTGTTCCAACTCTATTAGGCACCGTTGAATTTCAGCATGACGTGAAGTTATTGAGAGAAATCCTTCAGCCGCATGAACAGTTTGTCATTAAACCGGCTAAAGGTAGTGGAGGGAAGGGAATTCTGGTGATTGTTAAGCATGATGAGCATCAGCAATACTTCAAACCGAGCGGTGAAGTGCTCCAATTGGTCGATATTGAACGTCATGTTTCAAACATCATCAGTGGATTGCACAGTCTAGGAGGAAAGACCGACACTGTCATGATCGAATCGTTAATTCAATTGGATCCAGTTTTTGCTGATTATAGCTATGAGGGTATCCCTGACATTAGGATTATTGTATTCAGAGGCTATCCGATCATGGCAATGCTGCGGTTGACTACGCATGCCTCTGATGGCAAAGCCAATCTGCATCAAGGCGCTGTGGGTGTTGGGATTGATGTTGGAACAGGCCGCGCATTGCATGCGGTGCAGTTTGGTAAAACAGTGTTTCACCATCCTGACACACAGAAAACTTTCTCAGAACTAGTCATACCGCATTGGGATAAATTATTACAACTTGCTGCAGCTTGTTATGAGATGACTGGGTTGGGTTATCTAGGTGCTGATCTCGTGCTTGATCGAGATAAAGGTCCTATGATTATTGAACTTAATGCGCGCCCAGGGCTATCGATTCAAGTCGCCAATTTTGCCGGACTTGCACCCCGTGTCGCATTAGTAGAATCGCTTGAATCGATAGACGAAACACCGGATCAACGAGTGTTTTTCAGTAAAACACATTTTGCTTCTTGGGGAAGTACGTTTGCCTCGCGCCAAGAACGTACCCGAGAAAGTGATGAATAA
- the lpdA gene encoding dihydrolipoyl dehydrogenase, with protein MTRMIEIKIPDIGDFKDVPIIEILVAPGDIVEKETALVTLETEKASMEIPSPQAGQINEIQVKVGDKVSEGSVLLTLAVAEADAPEKLPESTIPDADDHAKPAVDRTVSSDTTQQSANTPKPTIASGDIHADVVVIGAGPGGYTAAFRAADLGKNVVLIERYPTLGGVCLNVGCIPSKALLHAAKVITDTEDAKAHGITFGKAKLDIDQLRNWKESVIGKLTKGLSALAKQRKVEVVYGTAKFTDPYLIEVETQSGKKTISFENCIIAAGSSVTRIPGFPYEDPRMMDSTAALALQDIPQRMLIIGGGIIGLEMATVYAALGSKITVVEWMDQLIPGADAELVKPLQRRIKKRYEAVYLKTKVTQIAATEQGLEVTFEGENAPDAQVYDRILLAVGRRPNGHAIGAEEIGIHVNKQGFIPVDSQMRTNLNHIFAIGDIVGEPMLAHKATYEGKLVAEVIAGHKVAFDARTIPSVAYTDPEIAWMGLTEKEAIKQDIDYEKVRFPWAASGRAISMSREEGLTQLILEKNSRRILGAGIVGINAGELIAETVLALEMGADMQDLSLTIHPHPTLSETTLFAAEIAEGTITDLFLPKK; from the coding sequence ATGACACGCATGATTGAAATAAAAATACCCGATATTGGTGATTTCAAGGATGTTCCCATTATTGAAATATTAGTCGCTCCAGGCGATATCGTTGAGAAAGAAACAGCGCTGGTTACGCTAGAAACTGAGAAAGCTTCGATGGAAATTCCTTCTCCACAAGCGGGCCAAATCAATGAAATTCAAGTTAAAGTGGGTGATAAGGTATCGGAAGGCTCGGTTTTGTTAACGCTAGCAGTTGCAGAAGCAGATGCTCCCGAGAAACTACCAGAGTCAACGATCCCGGATGCTGATGATCATGCAAAACCAGCGGTCGACCGTACGGTATCTTCCGATACCACACAACAATCTGCTAATACACCGAAGCCTACCATTGCATCCGGGGACATACATGCTGATGTTGTTGTGATTGGTGCTGGTCCTGGTGGTTACACGGCTGCTTTTCGTGCTGCAGATCTCGGGAAAAATGTAGTATTGATCGAGCGTTACCCAACGTTAGGCGGTGTGTGCTTGAATGTAGGTTGTATTCCATCCAAAGCGCTATTGCATGCGGCTAAAGTGATTACCGATACTGAAGATGCAAAAGCCCATGGCATTACTTTTGGTAAAGCAAAGCTTGATATCGATCAGCTACGTAATTGGAAAGAATCGGTTATTGGCAAGCTTACCAAAGGATTAAGCGCATTGGCCAAGCAGCGTAAGGTAGAAGTCGTTTATGGCACTGCAAAATTTACCGATCCTTACTTAATAGAAGTAGAAACGCAGTCAGGTAAAAAAACAATTTCATTCGAGAACTGCATCATTGCGGCCGGCTCCAGTGTTACGCGTATTCCAGGATTTCCATATGAAGATCCACGCATGATGGACTCAACGGCTGCGCTAGCCCTACAGGATATTCCGCAACGCATGCTGATTATCGGTGGCGGTATCATTGGTCTGGAAATGGCCACGGTCTATGCTGCTCTCGGTAGTAAAATTACAGTGGTGGAATGGATGGATCAGTTAATTCCCGGTGCTGATGCCGAATTAGTAAAACCTTTGCAGCGGCGGATCAAAAAACGTTACGAAGCGGTTTATTTAAAAACCAAAGTCACGCAGATTGCTGCGACCGAGCAGGGACTGGAAGTGACTTTTGAAGGTGAAAATGCTCCTGATGCTCAGGTATACGATCGAATTTTGTTGGCGGTTGGGCGCCGCCCGAATGGACATGCAATCGGTGCGGAAGAAATCGGTATTCACGTGAACAAGCAAGGGTTTATTCCAGTGGATTCGCAAATGCGCACCAATCTAAATCATATTTTTGCAATTGGAGATATCGTTGGAGAGCCGATGCTGGCACACAAAGCAACTTATGAGGGCAAGCTTGTCGCTGAAGTGATTGCTGGACACAAAGTCGCTTTTGATGCGCGTACGATTCCTTCCGTTGCTTATACCGATCCGGAAATTGCTTGGATGGGATTGACAGAAAAAGAAGCGATTAAACAAGATATTGATTATGAAAAGGTCAGATTTCCTTGGGCTGCTAGTGGGCGTGCTATTTCCATGTCGCGAGAAGAAGGTTTGACACAATTGATTCTTGAAAAGAATTCGCGCCGGATCCTTGGTGCCGGTATCGTCGGTATCAATGCCGGAGAATTAATTGCTGAAACAGTTTTGGCTTTGGAAATGGGCGCGGATATGCAAGATTTGAGCTTAACGATCCATCCTCACCCAACGCTCTCTGAAACTACTTTGTTTGCCGCTGAAATAGCCGAGGGAACCATTACTGATCTTTTTTTACCAAAGAAATAA
- a CDS encoding chloride channel protein yields the protein MIKRKHRVEEVEEDEADNGNRSMLVMSLLAIGIGILTGLGAGIFRALIALIYNIFYLGRFSFDYDANLLDPVSPWGPWIILSPIIGGIVAVWLVRNFAPEAKGHGVPEVMDAIFYKGGNIRGAVAVIKSLASAFSIGTGAAVGREGPIIQIGAALGSAFSRMLGLTTTQKITLLSAGAGAGIAATFNTPLGGVLFAVEILLPEISNRTFLPVVLACGAATYVGRLIFGVAPAFVVPDLTHAAISGVTIWDIGVIAALGGVCGIAAWAFVKGLAYMEDFFPTLPGGAYVQVVLGMSVIGLMMYGFTLATGHPYINGVGYGMIQSVLDGHMIGVQLLLLLFIAKLAATSISLGCGASGGVFSPLLFMGAALGGAIGVVANMFSPDAANPTVAAMIGMAAMVGAGTGGVMTAIVMIFEMTLDYSIMVPCILTVAIASGVRQALISDTVYTIKLRHRGHQIPQDRHANLFLVEQTKNIMETEFLVVEAGSRLIDILQNHANCTSVMPPVVVSRNSHIVGLVPPRSSLWPKPLTDPNLMVDELADLDVLLVQENDLLGRLFFRMKWHNKEAAIVVTGDGVPRVEDIRGIVTKRAIANTVIASSS from the coding sequence ATGATTAAGCGCAAGCATCGAGTTGAAGAAGTTGAAGAAGATGAAGCAGACAATGGCAATCGTTCCATGTTGGTAATGTCGTTGTTGGCAATTGGAATCGGTATTCTTACGGGCCTCGGTGCTGGCATTTTTCGAGCATTGATTGCTCTGATTTACAATATATTTTATTTAGGTCGATTTTCTTTCGATTATGATGCCAACCTGCTTGATCCAGTTAGTCCATGGGGGCCATGGATCATTTTATCGCCAATCATCGGTGGCATTGTGGCCGTCTGGTTGGTGCGTAACTTCGCACCTGAAGCCAAAGGTCATGGTGTACCTGAAGTGATGGATGCAATCTTCTACAAGGGCGGGAATATTCGCGGTGCGGTAGCGGTAATCAAATCACTGGCCTCGGCTTTTTCCATTGGCACGGGTGCGGCCGTCGGCCGCGAGGGGCCAATTATTCAGATTGGTGCCGCACTCGGTTCGGCCTTTTCACGTATGCTCGGCCTGACAACTACGCAGAAAATCACGCTATTGTCCGCTGGCGCAGGGGCCGGTATTGCCGCAACATTCAATACACCGCTAGGCGGCGTATTGTTTGCGGTGGAAATTCTTTTACCGGAAATTTCCAATAGAACGTTTCTCCCGGTGGTACTGGCCTGCGGAGCAGCAACCTATGTAGGGCGATTAATATTCGGTGTTGCACCGGCCTTTGTGGTACCAGACCTTACTCATGCGGCAATCAGTGGTGTAACGATCTGGGACATCGGCGTAATTGCCGCTCTAGGTGGCGTTTGTGGTATTGCCGCCTGGGCTTTTGTCAAAGGCTTGGCATATATGGAAGACTTTTTTCCAACTCTGCCGGGTGGAGCCTATGTGCAGGTGGTGCTAGGTATGTCGGTGATTGGCTTGATGATGTATGGTTTTACCTTGGCAACCGGTCATCCTTATATCAATGGCGTCGGCTATGGCATGATCCAAAGCGTATTGGATGGACATATGATCGGCGTACAACTGTTATTGCTGTTGTTTATTGCCAAATTGGCGGCAACATCGATCAGTCTAGGTTGCGGTGCATCGGGTGGAGTATTTTCACCATTGCTGTTCATGGGAGCGGCGCTTGGCGGTGCAATTGGCGTTGTAGCCAACATGTTTTCGCCAGATGCAGCAAATCCAACGGTTGCTGCCATGATTGGTATGGCGGCCATGGTTGGCGCCGGAACGGGAGGCGTCATGACTGCCATTGTGATGATTTTTGAAATGACGCTCGATTATTCCATTATGGTACCGTGCATTTTGACGGTGGCAATTGCCTCTGGTGTGCGCCAAGCATTGATATCCGATACGGTCTATACAATCAAGTTGCGTCATCGTGGTCACCAAATTCCACAAGATCGTCATGCCAACCTGTTTCTGGTCGAGCAGACGAAAAATATTATGGAAACAGAGTTTCTTGTCGTTGAAGCTGGTTCGCGGTTGATCGACATACTGCAGAACCACGCGAATTGTACCAGTGTTATGCCGCCAGTGGTGGTTTCCCGTAATAGTCACATTGTTGGTTTAGTGCCGCCACGTTCGAGTCTGTGGCCTAAACCGCTTACAGATCCGAATTTGATGGTGGATGAATTGGCTGATCTAGATGTACTATTGGTGCAAGAAAATGATCTACTGGGTCGATTGTTTTTTCGCATGAAGTGGCACAACAAAGAAGCGGCCATTGTAGTTACTGGTGATGGCGTACCACGCGTGGAGGATATTCGCGGTATCGTTACTAAACGTGCAATTGCCAACACGGTTATTGCCTCATCCTCTTGA
- a CDS encoding glutamate-5-semialdehyde dehydrogenase, which yields MDILNIKQYMQTVGKMARAASRLVAKADTATKNNALIAMANAIRRDEALLLAANNKDVDSARAQGLEAAMIDRLTLSTKGIATMAEGLIQIAALPDPVGEVSELRYRPSGIQVGKMRVPLGVVGIIYEARPNVTADAAALCLKAGNAAILRGGSEAIHSNQAIVACVKEGLRKAGLPETAVQVIETTDRTAVGELITMQDDVDVIIPRGGKGLIERIAKEARIPVIKHLDGVCHVYIDEQADIDKAIRIADNAKTQRYGTCNTLETLLIHRAIADKVLPALSKIYIEKGVELRGDDTACGKVPQMKAATEQDWYEEYLAPILSIRIVDSLDQAIDHIAQYGSQHTDAIVTENYSHAQRFLREVDSSSVMVNASTRFADGFEYGLGAEIGISTDKIHARGPVGLEGLTSQKFIVLGNGEVRQ from the coding sequence ATGGACATACTCAATATTAAGCAATATATGCAAACCGTAGGAAAAATGGCGCGCGCAGCATCGCGATTAGTCGCCAAAGCGGATACGGCAACAAAAAATAATGCATTGATAGCAATGGCTAATGCTATTCGCCGGGATGAAGCTTTGTTATTAGCAGCTAATAACAAAGATGTGGATAGCGCACGTGCTCAAGGATTGGAAGCAGCAATGATTGACCGCCTAACACTTTCTACAAAAGGCATTGCGACAATGGCGGAAGGTTTAATACAAATTGCCGCTCTACCTGACCCGGTGGGCGAAGTCAGCGAACTCCGTTATCGACCTTCTGGAATCCAAGTGGGTAAGATGCGTGTGCCGCTGGGAGTCGTTGGCATTATCTACGAAGCACGTCCCAATGTAACTGCCGATGCAGCGGCATTATGCTTAAAAGCAGGTAATGCAGCTATTTTACGTGGGGGCTCAGAAGCTATTCATAGTAATCAAGCGATCGTGGCATGCGTCAAAGAAGGTCTACGAAAAGCAGGTTTGCCAGAAACCGCGGTGCAGGTAATCGAAACGACCGATCGCACTGCAGTAGGGGAATTGATCACGATGCAGGATGATGTCGATGTGATTATACCCCGTGGCGGTAAAGGGTTGATAGAGCGAATAGCAAAAGAAGCACGTATTCCGGTCATTAAGCATCTAGATGGTGTGTGCCACGTGTATATTGATGAACAGGCTGATATCGATAAAGCTATTCGGATTGCTGACAATGCGAAGACACAGCGCTACGGTACGTGTAATACCTTGGAGACACTGTTGATTCATCGAGCGATTGCGGACAAGGTATTGCCAGCATTGAGCAAAATTTATATAGAGAAAGGCGTAGAATTGCGAGGGGATGATACAGCTTGTGGCAAGGTACCACAAATGAAAGCTGCAACTGAACAGGATTGGTATGAAGAATATTTGGCACCGATTTTAAGCATTCGCATCGTTGATAGCCTGGATCAGGCAATTGATCACATCGCGCAATATGGATCGCAACACACGGATGCTATCGTTACTGAAAATTACTCGCATGCGCAGCGCTTTCTCCGAGAAGTCGATTCCAGCTCAGTGATGGTCAACGCTTCAACGCGTTTCGCTGATGGTTTCGAGTATGGTCTGGGTGCCGAAATTGGCATTTCCACTGATAAAATTCACGCTCGTGGCCCTGTGGGTTTGGAGGGGCTTACCAGTCAAAAATTTATCGTACTGGGTAATGGTGAGGTAAGACAGTAA
- a CDS encoding inactive transglutaminase family protein, whose translation MNAKLRLYILVILLMSLGIGLILYKHYVLGFPLLPDHKKSVWTVEAKIDFTARGNPVIVSFALPPQTPGIIFTQEEFASPDYGFSELPSTAGRRAQWSKRTASGPQTAYYRLSMYEADHIVASQQASDLPTEPEKPEFDELHRTAATTLLEQVRNKSANTEILVRELIVTLNSNTPNQNRSLLLKEQATEDYKTQLIIDLLALEGISARIVRGLYLQNNRRRQSLSNFVEIYIGNEWLLFNQATGKTGKPKNFLVWQRGDESLLDVVGGKDSQISFSIIKNVHSTRNLAVKDNLSKQATFMDFSIYSLPIEQQNAFKMILLLPIGALIVVIMRLLIGIRTSGTFMPILIALALIQTTLVSGIIIFLLVVSTGLLIRSYLSRLNLLFVARISAVIIVVIMIMAGISIVSNKFGIDQAMTVTFFPMIILSWTIERMSVLWEEDGPREVLIQGGGSLLTAIIAYLFMTNRTIEYLTFNFPELMLVNLAFILALGQYTGYRLSELYRFHSLERRNATHQR comes from the coding sequence ATGAACGCCAAGCTGCGGCTCTATATTTTGGTTATTCTGCTGATGAGCCTGGGTATCGGTTTGATTTTATACAAGCACTATGTATTGGGATTTCCTTTATTGCCCGATCATAAAAAGTCCGTTTGGACGGTTGAAGCTAAAATCGACTTTACCGCACGCGGCAATCCGGTGATTGTTTCTTTTGCGCTTCCACCACAAACACCCGGAATCATTTTTACTCAAGAAGAATTTGCTTCACCGGATTATGGGTTTAGTGAATTGCCCTCTACAGCGGGGAGGCGTGCGCAATGGAGTAAGAGAACGGCTTCCGGTCCGCAAACAGCGTACTATCGCTTGAGTATGTATGAAGCTGATCATATTGTCGCATCTCAACAGGCAAGCGATTTGCCGACAGAGCCCGAGAAACCTGAGTTTGACGAACTGCATAGAACGGCCGCTACTACCTTATTGGAGCAAGTGCGTAACAAATCAGCCAATACCGAAATATTGGTTCGTGAATTAATCGTTACACTCAATTCCAATACTCCCAATCAGAATCGGAGTTTATTGTTAAAGGAACAAGCTACTGAAGACTACAAGACACAGCTTATTATTGATTTACTGGCGTTGGAAGGTATCAGTGCCCGCATTGTACGCGGCCTTTATTTGCAAAATAATCGCCGTAGGCAATCGCTAAGTAATTTTGTGGAGATTTATATAGGTAATGAATGGTTGCTGTTTAATCAAGCTACTGGGAAAACTGGAAAACCGAAAAACTTTTTAGTATGGCAACGCGGCGACGAATCGCTTCTCGATGTTGTTGGTGGAAAGGATTCGCAAATTTCTTTTTCGATCATCAAGAATGTGCATTCAACCCGCAATCTGGCGGTAAAGGATAACTTAAGCAAACAAGCTACATTCATGGATTTTTCCATTTATAGTTTACCGATTGAACAACAAAACGCATTCAAGATGATTTTGCTGCTGCCCATTGGCGCACTAATTGTGGTAATCATGCGACTACTGATCGGCATCAGAACATCGGGTACTTTTATGCCGATTCTGATTGCATTGGCTTTGATACAAACGACACTTGTCAGCGGCATTATTATTTTTTTATTGGTGGTTAGTACCGGATTACTTATTCGCTCCTATTTATCGCGCTTAAATTTACTCTTTGTCGCGCGTATATCCGCGGTGATTATTGTAGTCATCATGATTATGGCTGGCATCAGTATCGTCAGTAACAAATTTGGCATCGATCAAGCCATGACGGTGACTTTCTTTCCGATGATTATTCTTTCCTGGACCATTGAAAGAATGTCCGTGTTATGGGAAGAAGATGGGCCGCGTGAAGTATTGATTCAGGGTGGTGGTAGCTTATTAACTGCCATTATTGCTTATCTTTTTATGACGAATCGAACAATTGAGTATCTCACGTTTAATTTTCCTGAACTGATGTTAGTCAACTTGGCTTTCATTCTCGCACTTGGGCAATATACCGGCTACCGTTTGTCGGAATTGTATCGTTTCCATTCTTTGGAAAGACGTAATGCTACTCACCAGCGTTAA
- a CDS encoding RimK/LysX family protein, producing the protein MNLIFMCATTVYRAWSNAIRLLILCCTLPILSACNDSAREDRLVEREAYVNTRESELVTLFAELVAQKKSLEDQHAVKYSDESGENPDSQQPDCLPTTNGNPSTKTDAGLQQIKNKVVFGSLEYVYLDPPGLEFSARIDTGARTSSLNAITLTEFERDGKPYVKFTLRNPQTDEIIEITRRLRRYVKIKERGNREAQQRPVVRMRVTLGSINELIDFTLENRSKFKHQVLIGRNLLRDLAVVDVSERYMTKVDSAMPPVGATKP; encoded by the coding sequence ATGAATTTAATTTTTATGTGTGCGACGACTGTCTATCGTGCTTGGTCTAACGCGATCCGCTTGTTGATTTTATGTTGCACATTGCCAATATTATCCGCTTGTAATGATAGCGCTCGAGAGGATAGATTGGTGGAACGTGAGGCTTATGTTAATACCAGAGAATCTGAGCTGGTGACCTTATTTGCTGAACTGGTGGCGCAAAAGAAGTCGCTAGAAGATCAGCATGCAGTGAAGTACTCCGATGAATCCGGGGAAAATCCGGATTCGCAGCAGCCTGATTGTTTGCCGACAACCAATGGTAACCCATCCACAAAAACAGATGCAGGATTGCAGCAGATTAAAAATAAAGTCGTATTTGGCAGTTTGGAGTATGTTTACTTGGATCCTCCGGGACTCGAATTCAGTGCACGTATTGACACGGGCGCCCGTACATCTTCTTTAAATGCCATAACACTCACGGAGTTTGAGCGCGATGGTAAGCCATATGTGAAGTTTACTTTGAGAAATCCGCAGACCGATGAGATTATAGAAATTACCCGGCGCTTGCGCCGATATGTAAAAATCAAAGAACGTGGCAACAGGGAAGCACAACAACGCCCGGTAGTAAGAATGCGGGTTACATTAGGCAGCATCAATGAATTAATTGATTTTACTTTGGAGAATCGTAGTAAATTCAAACACCAAGTATTGATTGGACGCAATCTTTTACGCGATCTTGCGGTTGTCGATGTAAGTGAACGGTATATGACGAAAGTCGATAGCGCTATGCCTCCAGTTGGTGCCACTAAGCCATGA
- the gnd gene encoding phosphogluconate dehydrogenase (NAD(+)-dependent, decarboxylating): MNFGIVGLGRMGGNMARRLSQKNIRIALMNRTLSIAETLAAETGHIACVDYAAFVKALEIPRIIWLMLPAGDATETALETLLPMLSPGDLLVDGANAHYKDDIRRAQRCSDFNIEFSDAGVSGGIWGLENGYCIMLGGSEIVAERLQPYLQALAPTPSTGWLHTGPVGSGHYVKMIHNGIEYGMMQAFAEGFAMMKNKSEFALDLGAIAELWRHGSVVRSWLLDLSAEFLANDQSLDTIQPFVSDSGEGRWTALASVEQGIPTPVMSLALAMRFASQGKNDYAAKILAKMRQSFGGHAIKEN, encoded by the coding sequence ATGAATTTTGGCATTGTAGGACTCGGGCGAATGGGTGGAAACATGGCACGTCGCTTGTCCCAAAAAAACATCAGAATTGCGCTAATGAACCGGACGCTCAGCATAGCAGAAACTTTGGCCGCAGAAACCGGGCACATAGCATGTGTGGATTATGCCGCATTCGTGAAAGCACTCGAAATACCTAGAATCATATGGCTAATGCTTCCTGCCGGTGATGCTACTGAGACCGCATTAGAAACCTTGCTGCCGATGCTATCACCAGGTGATTTGTTGGTCGATGGCGCAAATGCGCACTACAAAGATGATATCCGTCGAGCGCAGCGATGTAGTGATTTCAATATTGAATTCTCCGATGCTGGTGTATCAGGAGGCATTTGGGGACTGGAAAACGGCTACTGCATCATGCTAGGAGGGTCGGAAATTGTGGCTGAACGCTTGCAGCCTTATTTGCAAGCGCTTGCACCCACCCCATCCACAGGATGGTTACATACTGGCCCCGTCGGTTCTGGGCATTATGTGAAAATGATTCACAACGGCATTGAATACGGCATGATGCAGGCTTTCGCCGAAGGATTCGCCATGATGAAAAACAAATCTGAATTTGCTCTCGACTTAGGGGCAATTGCAGAGTTATGGCGTCATGGCAGCGTAGTACGCTCTTGGTTACTCGATTTGTCGGCTGAGTTTCTGGCCAATGACCAATCCTTGGATACCATTCAACCTTTTGTCAGCGATTCTGGAGAAGGTCGATGGACCGCACTCGCATCTGTCGAACAAGGAATTCCCACCCCGGTAATGTCTTTGGCATTGGCAATGCGTTTTGCATCGCAGGGTAAAAACGATTACGCAGCAAAGATTCTAGCAAAAATGCGCCAAAGTTTTGGCGGACACGCCATCAAGGAGAATTAA
- a CDS encoding methyl-accepting chemotaxis protein yields MFAKSTIKFRLNFVLGIFVTLMIGIGILGLYGLNETNNALKRIYEDRLITSQQLGKILDSWYQIRKLTEASIDITETESAKRNLDAANNLVKLNEGIWEEYLKTQLTPEEVILVKTKENQHVQYMESFNRSLKLATLGNFADAKKNFLSDTIPKFDALRDTVFALLNLQETVAAEELSASQNNFNTLFMVSTSTIIISVILSIIFGIRLSKSIIDPLDDAIAIAHKVAQGDLTSNVVISDTKAETGLLLQTLKVMNDNLVNLVGQVRISTDQISTASSEIASGNSDLSQRTEKQASNLEETASSMEELNSTVKQNADNANQANQLAASASEVATKGGEVVGQVVQTMSSINESSKKIVDIISVIDGIAFQTNILALNAAVEAARAGEQGRGFAVVATEVRTLAQRSAAAAKEIKELINDSVAKVDEGTRLVDEAGYTMEKIVTSVKRVTDIMCEITAASQEQSTGIEHISQAVTQIDETTQQNAALVEEAAAAAESMQDQTRALMQAVSVFRISNGRAPSASVKKNNHSNALATVTKIQNRESTGMKAATNFNKPISASRKTTASGGEDWEEF; encoded by the coding sequence ATGTTTGCAAAATCAACAATAAAGTTTCGTTTGAATTTTGTTCTAGGAATATTTGTAACACTGATGATTGGCATTGGAATATTAGGATTGTACGGCTTAAATGAAACCAATAATGCCTTGAAAAGAATTTATGAAGACCGTCTAATAACTTCGCAACAGTTGGGAAAAATCCTTGATTCCTGGTATCAAATCCGCAAACTGACGGAAGCCAGTATTGATATAACCGAGACTGAAAGCGCCAAGAGAAATTTAGACGCAGCAAACAACCTAGTTAAGCTAAATGAAGGCATATGGGAAGAATATTTAAAAACTCAATTAACCCCCGAAGAAGTCATACTCGTTAAAACGAAAGAAAATCAACATGTGCAATACATGGAATCCTTTAACCGAAGCCTAAAATTAGCCACTTTAGGAAATTTCGCAGATGCCAAGAAAAATTTTCTAAGCGATACCATACCTAAGTTTGATGCATTGCGAGATACCGTTTTTGCATTACTGAATTTGCAAGAAACAGTAGCAGCGGAAGAACTATCCGCATCACAAAATAACTTCAATACCTTATTCATGGTATCCACATCTACCATAATCATAAGCGTTATACTGTCGATTATTTTTGGTATACGGTTATCAAAATCGATTATCGATCCTTTAGATGATGCAATCGCCATCGCACATAAGGTTGCGCAAGGAGATTTAACCTCCAACGTCGTGATATCTGACACTAAAGCAGAGACTGGGCTATTACTGCAAACTTTAAAAGTGATGAACGATAACTTGGTCAATTTAGTCGGTCAGGTGCGCATAAGCACCGATCAAATTTCCACTGCATCGAGCGAAATTGCATCTGGCAACTCCGACTTGAGTCAACGCACCGAGAAACAAGCCTCAAATTTGGAAGAAACCGCCTCATCGATGGAAGAATTGAATTCGACGGTAAAACAAAATGCTGATAATGCAAATCAAGCTAACCAATTAGCAGCCAGCGCATCGGAAGTTGCTACAAAAGGTGGGGAGGTGGTCGGTCAGGTTGTACAAACCATGAGTTCCATCAATGAAAGTTCCAAAAAAATTGTTGACATTATTAGCGTTATTGATGGTATTGCATTCCAGACCAATATCTTAGCGCTGAACGCAGCGGTTGAAGCAGCGCGCGCCGGCGAACAAGGTCGTGGTTTTGCGGTGGTTGCAACGGAAGTTCGTACATTGGCGCAACGATCTGCCGCTGCGGCCAAAGAAATTAAGGAATTAATCAATGATTCGGTTGCTAAGGTTGATGAAGGTACGCGCTTGGTGGATGAAGCTGGATATACGATGGAAAAAATCGTCACTTCCGTAAAGCGCGTAACGGATATCATGTGTGAAATCACTGCGGCATCTCAAGAACAAAGTACCGGCATTGAGCATATCAGTCAAGCTGTCACTCAAATAGACGAAACGACACAGCAAAACGCAGCATTGGTTGAGGAAGCAGCTGCTGCAGCAGAATCAATGCAAGATCAAACCAGAGCATTAATGCAAGCAGTCAGCGTATTCAGAATTTCTAATGGTCGTGCACCTTCAGCATCTGTAAAAAAGAACAACCACTCCAACGCCCTGGCTACGGTTACCAAAATTCAGAACCGAGAATCTACCGGAATGAAAGCTGCAACGAATTTCAACAAACCAATATCGGCGTCTCGTAAAACTACCGCAAGCGGTGGAGAAGACTGGGAAGAATTTTAA